A segment of the Bacillus pseudomycoides genome:
GAACAAATGAAGAAGTTGCAGTGGGATAAACTAATGATGGTAAAGGTTATCCAGAAACTGTGAAATTAATTGTTAAATATGTACTTGAAAATTTAAAATTACATTGACTGGAAGCGTGTGTAAGGTTACATAAGATTGTATCTATCAAGTATTAGAAAAATTAGATTTTCATAAAGTGAAACTTCAATCAGAGGGGGGTGATTCAACCCCCACCTAACTTCTTTGCTTTTGTTGTATGTTGGGGTGGAGCCTTACTGCTCGTGAATAGCGAGACAAAGAAGGAATAGCTAAAAAATGTTAATGGAAATGAAAAATAAGAGGAGCGTTAGGTGTTAGTAATAAAAAATGAAAAGGATTAAATATAATACTTGTAAAAAAATAAAATATCAAAAAGAATCTTCCTGGCTTTTCTTAGGTAAATAGTACAGAAAGATCAGGAAGAGAAATGTTTTATACTTTAATCAAGTATGTCTATTCATTACGTATACGTTGTTCTGTATCAACATCGAAAAAGTGCGCTTTCGTTAAACTAAAAGCTAACGGAAGTTTATCGGTAGCTTTAATTTCTGAACGAGCGTTGATTCGTGCAACAAAGTTTTGACTCGCAAGTTTTCCATGAATCATCGTTTCAGCACCTAATAATTCAGCGACCTCAACTGTAATTTCGACAGTTGATTCAGGAGAAGATTGAAGAACAATTGGTTCATCATGAATGTCTTCAGGACGAATACCGAGTATGATTTCTTTTCCATTATATCCTTTTTTCTTTAATGCTTTTAGTTGGCCATCTGGTACTTTGAAACGAATATTTTCTATATGAAAATAGTTATCTTGTAATGTTCCGGTAAAGAAATTCATAGCTGGGGAACCAATGAATCCGCCAACAAATATGTTTTCAGGAGCATCGTATACTTCTTTTGGCGTACCAACTTGCTGGATGACACCATCTTTCATAACAACAAGGCGTGATGCCATTGTCATTGCTTCTGTTTGATCATGTGTCACATATATAGTGGTTGTGTTTAAACGGCGATGAAGTTTAGAGATTTCAGAACGCATACTTACGCGCAATTTTGCGTCTAAATTGGATAGAGGCTCGTCCATTAAAAACACTTTTGCGTCACGAACGATAGCTCTTCCTAGCGCAACACGTTGGCGTTGTCCACCTGATAATGCCTTTGGTTTTCGTTTTAAGTAATCTTCAAGTCCTAAGACTTTCGCAGCCTCTGTTACGCGGCGATTAATTTCATCTTTTGGAAGTTTGCGTAGTTTTAAGCCAAACGCCATATTATCATAAACAGACATATGTGGGTATAGTGCATAATTTTGAAATACCATCGCAATGTCGCGATCTTTTGGAGCGACATCATTCATACGTTCTCCATCAATATAAAATGAACCATCAGAAATGTCTTCTAGACCCGCAATCATACGTAGAGTTGTTGATTTTCCACATCCAGAA
Coding sequences within it:
- a CDS encoding ABC transporter ATP-binding protein encodes the protein MAELVLDHIFKVYDNKTTAVSDFNLHIEDKEFIVFVGPSGCGKSTTLRMIAGLEDISDGSFYIDGERMNDVAPKDRDIAMVFQNYALYPHMSVYDNMAFGLKLRKLPKDEINRRVTEAAKVLGLEDYLKRKPKALSGGQRQRVALGRAIVRDAKVFLMDEPLSNLDAKLRVSMRSEISKLHRRLNTTTIYVTHDQTEAMTMASRLVVMKDGVIQQVGTPKEVYDAPENIFVGGFIGSPAMNFFTGTLQDNYFHIENIRFKVPDGQLKALKKKGYNGKEIILGIRPEDIHDEPIVLQSSPESTVEITVEVAELLGAETMIHGKLASQNFVARINARSEIKATDKLPLAFSLTKAHFFDVDTEQRIRNE